TCGTAAACGATCCTGATGTATTCTCCTTCCGGGCTGCCTTTGGCTTCGGTGCTGTACGTCATCTCCTCCTCAGTGCGTTCAACCAGCGGCCCGGCGGTGGCGCGGATCTTATGCAATTGCTCGATCCAGACCTCCTCGGAGACCTTCTCCTTCAGCAACGATGCGGAAATCCGCCAGCTCTCGGCAAACTTTTCGGCATCGACAAGTTGCAGAAACTCGGCGGCCGCGGCCGAGGCGGCCTCGGCTTTTTCTTTTTCCGGTCTTTCATTGAACATGGGAATGAAGACAATCAGCAGGGCCATGAGGATCAGCACGGCATGGACACGGTACTTGCTTGAAAACACGGGCAACCTCCATTAAGTAGTGGCCGGACATGAAAAAGAGCTACTACTATAAGCGGGATGATCGATCAAGGCAATATTTTGATCCTTCTCCGCAGCTGCTGCGAAAAAACCCGGCACGATGTCAGGGCCGCTCACTGGAGCACGGCCCGTAATTTTCTTGCTCTATTCGCGTTGCTGTCCTACCATCGTGCGTGCTCGTCAATTTGAACTGAATCACACACTACGGCCAAAAAAGTCGGGAAGTCCCGGGGAAAACCGGCTGTGTCTACAAAAAGAGGGAAAAATCATGCGTGACCTGTTACCGGATGGAGAAGACCTGAGACGAGCCGTCCGATGGGTATCCGGCGGCCTTCAGGAAAATCCTGATCAGGCGGTCCAGCGGCTTGTCGAGGAGGCGGTCTTCAAGTTCGATCTTTCTCCGAAAGATGCCGATTTCCTGATCATGTTCTTCAGTGAACGGAAACATGAATCATAAGCTTACTGATGCAGGAAAGGAGATGATGCTATGAAAGGGATCGTAACTCTTGGGATTGCCGTGCTTCTGGCGCTGAACCCCGTTCTTTCCTGCGAGGCGGCCTCGGACGACCGGGAGGAGAAGATCGTCCTGGCGACGGATATCCTCAAGGAGATCACGGTCATCCCCGAGAAGGGGATTCCCCCCAGCCTTCTCAACGACGCCGCCGGAGTCGCCATCATCCCCAACGTGATCAAGATCGGCTTCGTCATCGGCGGTCGACACGGCACCGGCATCCTGCTGGTGCGCGGCAGGAACGGGCAATGGAGCAATCCGAGCTTCATCTCCCTGACCGGCGGCAGCGTGGGGTGGCAGATAGGCGCTCAGGCCACCGATGTGATACTGGTCTTCAAGAACCGCAAGAGCATCGACGGCATCATGGACGGGAAGTTCACCCTCGGCGCCGATGCCGCGGTGGCGGCCGGACCGGTGGGGCGACGAGGGGAGGCGGCGACAGATACCATGCTCAAGGCGGAGATCTACTCCTATTCTCGCAGCCGCGGCCTCTTCGCCGGGGTCTCCCTGGAAGGCTCGGCTCTGCAGATCGACGACAAGGCCAACGCCTCCTACTACGGGCGCCGGGACATCACCGGCCGGAACGTCCTCTCCGGCGCCGCAGGTCGGGAAACCCCCGAGATCGCCCGGCTCAGGGCCATGCTGGCGGCCTCCACGCCAAAACCCTGAGGCGGCTTCTTCGGGCGAAAGGGATGAGGGAACAATATCCGGAAGCCCGATAGCTGCTCTTGCGAATTGACATTATTTAACAAGTATGTTTATCTGTCAAAACAACCAAAGATGGTAGACGAGAATACTTAACCTTCCGCGAGGAAGGGGCGGAAAGCCTACAGGGTCTCACCGAGACAGCCGGGTTGCCGAAATGTCATCGATATTTCAGCCCCGGCTGTTCTGTTTCCGCAACAGCCGGTAGAGGAGGGCGGGCATGCGGAACAACGGACATCTCAAAAACGACCTGGGCCGTATTCTCGGATTTGGTGCGACTCTGATGGTGATGGGCTATCTTCTCGACAGCATCATCAATGCCGATCTGGTTGGAGAAAGTGTATTCAGGCAGATA
The window above is part of the Desulfuromonas sp. TF genome. Proteins encoded here:
- a CDS encoding DUF4019 domain-containing protein; the protein is MFSSKYRVHAVLILMALLIVFIPMFNERPEKEKAEAASAAAAEFLQLVDAEKFAESWRISASLLKEKVSEEVWIEQLHKIRATAGPLVERTEEEMTYSTEAKGSPEGEYIRIVYDTSFEANPDASEIITVMLDRDKTWRVAGYFVK
- a CDS encoding lipid-binding SYLF domain-containing protein, whose product is MKGIVTLGIAVLLALNPVLSCEAASDDREEKIVLATDILKEITVIPEKGIPPSLLNDAAGVAIIPNVIKIGFVIGGRHGTGILLVRGRNGQWSNPSFISLTGGSVGWQIGAQATDVILVFKNRKSIDGIMDGKFTLGADAAVAAGPVGRRGEAATDTMLKAEIYSYSRSRGLFAGVSLEGSALQIDDKANASYYGRRDITGRNVLSGAAGRETPEIARLRAMLAASTPKP